One Fusarium falciforme chromosome 1, complete sequence genomic window carries:
- a CDS encoding Adenine deaminase, with protein MCKSPLHDFLIALPKVEQHLHIEGTLEPELLFSLAEKNGISLPDDPVYASPEKLRERYGRFTCLDDFLHYYYLGMSVLISEQDFESLAWAYFCKAAEEKVRHAEIFFDPQAHIARGVSYDTVVAGLTAAKRRAEKELDITVELIVCILRHLPVPESHALVDTLLERGHFTDGTLTGFGMVSSEKDNPPELFTDVFARVAKTGTHLTTHAGEEAPPSFITASLEHLGVSRIDHGLAAAQDPELLASLAANRTLLTFCPWSNVALCNLPSLADAPVRVFLDAGVRFSVNSDDPAYFGAYIQEVYCRVQDTFNLSIEDWAWIVRGGVEEAWCADERKAVILKEIEQVVTRFKGEKAVEA; from the coding sequence ATGTGCAAATCCCCGCTTCACGATTTCCTCATCGCTCTTCCAAAGGTCGAGCAGCACCTCCATATCGAGGGCACCCTAGAGCCGGAGCTCCTCTTCTCGCTCGCTGAAAAGAATGGCATTTCTCTCCCCGATGACCCTGTCTATGCTTCCCCTGAGAAGCTGCGCGAGCGATATGGACGCTTCACTTGCCTCGATGACTTTTTGCACTACTACTACCTGGGAATGAGTGTGCTCATCTCGGAGCAGGATTTTGAGAGTCTTGCATGGGCCTACTTTTGCAAAGCTGCAGAGGAAAAGGTCCGTCATGCCGAAATCTTTTTCGACCCTCAAGCGCATATTGCTCGTGGAGTCAGCTACGATACTGTCGTCGCAGGCCTCACAGCGGCCAAGCGCCGTGCTGAGAAGGAGCTGGACATCACCGTTGAGCTAATTGTCTGCATCCTTCGTCATCTCCCAGTCCCCGAGTCTCACGCTCTTGTCGATACTCTTCTTGAGCGTGGGCACTTCACTGATGGCACTCTGACGGGCTTTGGCATGGTCTCGAGCGAGAAGGACAACCCGCCCGAGCTCTTCACCGACGTCTTTGCTCGTGTCGCCAAAACGGGTACGCACCTCACTACGCACGCCGGCGAGGAGGCACCCCCTTCGTTCATCACGGCTTCTCTGGAGCACCTGGGCGTCTCGCGTATCGACCACggccttgctgctgctcaggaTCCAGAGCTTCTGGCATCCCTCGCTGCGAACCGGACCCTTCTGACCTTTTGCCCATGGTCCAACGTTGCCCTCTGCAACCTGCCTAGCCTCGCTGATGCCCCTGTGCGCGTATTCCTTGATGCTGGTGTTCGCTTCAGTGTCAACAGCGACGACCCGGCCTACTTTGGCGCCTACATTCAGGAGGTCTACTGTCGTGTGCAGGACACTTTTAACCTGTCTATCGAGGACTGGGCGTGGATTGTTCGTGGTGGCGTGGAGGAAGCCTGGTGTGCCGATGAGCGCAAGGCAGTGATTttgaaggagattgagcAGGTCGTCACCAGGTTTAAGGGGGAGAAGGCCGTGGAAGCATAA
- a CDS encoding Zn(2)-C6 fungal-type domain-containing protein, with product MTDRNAAVMGKSVKEDPAKGDDGKAKNRDKSSNSASTGNHKTPTKKRRKVNHACVYCRRSHMTCDLERPCTRCIKRNIGHLCHDEPRDADSKKAKSVQSIQSTSVVDESDAQSDMARSSISSTMGPPPNFDATRQRGAKGFGGVLGQGSPLSIVQPGHVSGLQGNTLNNGNSNANQFAGFQDAWMTAQNHFHDMHSFHPNYMIAPEVTHEFNLLNDFLHTSLLDDGGVPSEDSQQSPAAFRRSSQSEMLPGFGNSSNSLAAGGSNPMSNNMSGGSMLPPPTNNLEGKAIPRPGSVVPADKAREYYLQAADPSGNDTPEERMARVLKAKYDAGLLKPFNYIKGYARLGTYLDSHIAPSSKQKILRTINQFRPKFREKAQALTDMELVYVEMWFEKQLMDYDRVFASMAVPACCWRRTGEIFRGNKEMAELIGVSVAQLRDGKIALHEILTEESMVRYWEEFGTIAFDPAHETLLTACSLKNPTPGSNHPIVKCCFSFMIRRDDHKLPALIVGNFLPHDPPSQ from the exons ATGACCGACCGGAACGCCGCTGTCATGGGCAAGAGCGTCAAGGAGGACCCAGCCAAGGGTGACGATGGCAAAGCCAAGAATCGCGACAAGAGCTCGAATAGCGCCTCCACAGGCAACCACAAGACTCCTACCAAGAAGAGACGCAAAGTGAACCACG CTTGCGTATATTGCCGACGATCT CACATGACATGCGATCTT GAGAGACCATGCACGAGATGTATCAAGCGCAACATCGGGCACCTCTGCCACGACGAGCCCCGCGACGCCGACTccaaaaaggccaagagcGTCCAGAGCATACAGAGCACCTCGGTCGTCGACGAGTCGGATGCCCAGTCCGACATGGCTCGAAGCTCCATCTCGAGCACCATGGGTCCACCGCCCAACTTTGATGCGACGAGGCAGAGAGGTGCCAAGGGATTTGGGGGCGTGCTGGGCCAGGGTAGCCCGCTGTCCATTGTGCAACCCGGTCATGTCTCCGGGCTGCAGGGAAATACGTTGAACAACGGCAACAGCAACGCGAATCAAT TCGCTGGCTTTCAAGATGCGTGGATGACGGCCCAGAACCACTTCCATGACATGCACAGCTTCCACCCCAACTACATGATCGCCCCCGAAGTCACCCACGAGTTCAACCTTCTCAACGACTTCCTCCACACCAGCCTGCTCGATGACGGCGGGGTGCCGTCCGAAGACTCCCAGCAGAGCCCGGCGGCATTCAGAAGGTCGAGCCAGTCGGAAATGTTGCCTGGATTcggcaacagcagcaactccCTGGCAGCTGGCGGCTCGAACCCGATGTCCAACAACATGTCGGGGGGATCGATGCTGCCACCCCCGACCAACAACctcgagggcaaggccaTCCCACGGCCGGGGAGCGTCGTGCCCGCCGACAAGGCCCGTGAATACTATCTCCAGGCCGCTGATCCGTCGGGCAACGACACGCCCGAGGAGCGCATGGCACGTgtgctcaaggccaagtacGACGCCGGCCTGCTCAAGCCCTTCAACTACATCAAGGGGTACGCTCGTTTGGGTACTTACCTCGACTCCCACATCGCTCCATCGTCCAAGCAGAAGATCCTGCGGACCATCAACCAGTTCCGGCCCAAGTTCCGCGAGAAGGCGCAGGCCTTGACGGATATGGAGCTTGTGTACGTTGAGATGTGGTTTGAGAAGCAGCTCATGGACTACGACCGGGTCTTTGCGAGCATGGCGGTACCAGCATGCTGCTGGCGAAGGACCGGTGAGATCTTTAGAGGCAACAAggagatggccgagttgatTGGCGTGTCAGTCGCCCAGCTCAGAGAT GGCAAGATTGCGTTGCACGAGATTCTCACAGAAGAATCAATGGTTCGCTACTGGGAGGAGTTTGGCACCATCGCTTTTGATCCGGCGCACGAGACCCTCCTGACGGCCTGCTCGCTCAAGAATCCCACTCCTGGGTCAAATCATCCTATTGTGAAATGCTGCTTCTCGTTTATGATTCGACGGGACGATCACAAATT GCCAGCCTTAATTGTGGGCAACTTTTTACCCCACGACCCGCCTTCGCAATGA